The Gallus gallus isolate bGalGal1 chromosome 6, bGalGal1.mat.broiler.GRCg7b, whole genome shotgun sequence genomic interval ATCCAAGGCCCTGGCTGTGCGGCTGGAAATTTCTGACGGGCGCCTTGGCCTCTTCCTCCACCATCCTTGGGGCAGCGATGCCCCTTTTGCATTATTAGCACGGCCGGGAATTTCCTCAGGAGAGCTAGTCTCGCCAGAGCTGTCTCCGTACGTAGTGGCTTCTGTCTTCAGTAGCCCTGTTGCGCTTTGCTCGCGCTTGTCTCCTTCTGAAAGAAGCAGGGGGAATGAGGGGGACAGAACGGCAGAGCTGTCGGAGGAGAAGGAGAGCTCTTTTTACAGGGACGAGCCGCTGAGGGACCAAGTTGAGGTCTTGCCTCTGGAAGAAGAAGTAACCTTCAGCTGGGAAGAGGGGCTGATGAGCAGGACCTCCAGCGAGTGATGCTGAGAGTGATGCTTTTCTGCTGTACCGTAGAACAGCTTTCCCCGACTGAGGCAATAGCGGCAAGGATAAACTCATCCCCCCTGAAAGGCTTTGCATCCTGTTCAGCAAAACCTTCCTCAGGATGTGGTGTGACGAGGAGCCTCTTCTCACAGCTGAAAATTCCAGGCCAGCCTTCAAGGCTGACTACAGTGATGGTTGTGGGTTGTGAGGGAAACGTCCTTGCAGCCTGGGCATGGACCCTTGGTCATGGAGCAAGCGCGGGTTGGAGAGGGCCTCCACTGGGCACGCTGGGGAGGGACTGCAGGAGCTTCTCTCTCTGACATCATCCCTAAACTACCCACAAATAGCCAGCCCAAGCCTAGCCAGATGCTCAGAAACAGCCCCTCAGCAGCCAGGGCAGGGCCTTCAGCTCTTGGCTCGCCACACCTGAGCGCGTTGAGCGACAGCTCGAGCCCTCAGCTCACTCTCGCCTCCTTCTTGCAGAGTCACCTCCCTCCCACCTCCGCCAGACATGTCGTGCTACAGCCCGTGCCAGACAGCCGCCTGCGGCCCAGCTCCGCTTgccaacagctgcaacgagccGTGTGTCCTTCGTTGTGCCGACTCCAGCGTTGCGATCCAGCCCCCACCAGTGGTGGTGACGCTGCCGGGCCCaatcctcagctccttccctcaGAGCACAGCCGTGGGATCCACGGCGTCGGCTGCCGTGGGGAGCTCTCTCAGCGCTGGCAGTGTGCCCATCGGTGCTGGGggctccctggggctggggggctttgGGTGGTCAGGGCTGGGCCGTGGGCTCTGTGGGACTCTGGGACGTGGCAACCTCCTCTGCTAAAGCCCGTGGACCACCTGCCTGTGCATGAGCACCTCGGGCCTTGAAGGCAGCCCTGGAGCCAGCCCTGAGGGCATGGCCGCGGTCTGCAGAGGAGCCGAGTTCCCGCCAACTTCTCCTCCTCGTCGCCCGCCCTCTTTCCCCTGCTTACTATCCGTGGTCTTCCGCTTTCACTGAGCTTTACAGACATCCAAAGGGCACTGCTGAAGCTCTCAGCTGTTGCCcgttcctctccttttctcattAAAGACATTGAGCATCAGCTTTGGAAACGAGTCTCCTTgcattcttcctccttccccgACCCCCGCCGGCCCGGTACACAACAGACCTCGCCCCCTTGCAACACTCCGGGGGACTCCGTAGTTCTGGCCCTTGACAGTGCAGTGTCTTCCGTTCCTCGCAAGGGAGATAGGATCATTTCATGCTGACAGCTCTCTGGGAAGGACGGTCGGTGCTCGCTGGCACCGCTCAGGAGCCACGCAGCAAAGCGTGAAGGGAGACGGCATGTCCGCCGGAATCTTCCTGGGCTGCTTTCACTGCTGCGGGGACACGAGAACCTCCTGGGTTAGTAAGAACCCGTGCAGTCTCAGGCTACCTTGGTAGGAAACGTTTTTCTAACAAGCCAGAAAGTCAACTCAAGGAATACCACCCATTCACAAGACAGTCAGCTTTCCAACTCCTTCTCCACGTGGGCCCGAGCCAGCTGTCCCGTGACACACACGGAAAGCCGGGAGGCATGAAACAGGCAATCTCCCGCACTCCAttctgggagggagaaagagcccGAGTCCGTTTCCCGTCTCCTCCTCAAGGAGGAGAATTTGACCCAGGAAGAAGCGCCTGAGCTTGACAAAGCTACTTGGAAGGGACCAAGTTCTCCCTGGCGGGGGAAGCCGAGTAGCATCGTGATCCATCTCTTCCCAGGACAATCACAAGCCTATGCGTTGAGAAGGCACCAGCGTGCCTGGAACGGGAACGGGGCCCGGGAGAGGTCAGCATGAAAGTGCTTCTGGCCCCAGCTCCCAGGCCTGCGGATTgctccatttatttctttattttttcttggtgCAGGAGAAAAAGTAAGCAAGCGGAGCAGAAAGAGTAACACAGGTAACGCAGAGTAGCAGAACGGTGGAGGCTTGAAGGGACCTCTTGAGACCGGTCAGTCCAAGCCACCT includes:
- the LOC121113354 gene encoding beta-keratin-related protein; protein product: MSCYSPCQTAACGPAPLANSCNEPCVLRCADSSVAIQPPPVVVTLPGPILSSFPQSTAVGSTASAAVGSSLSAGSVPIGAGGSLGLGGFGWSGLGRGLCGTLGRGNLLC